AGGCCGTGGCCAGCGCGGCGAGGACGAAGAACGCGGCGCAGCCCAGTCGCTGGGACGCCGATCCCTGCACGGCCACCACGGCGGCCGAGCCGACGGCACAGACGGCGCCCATCCCCAGCGTCGCACCGGACGTCACGCCCGTACGGCGTGCGCGGCGTGCGTCGGCGGCGCCTGCTCGCTCCGCCTCTGTGGGGGCCGGGACCGCGGAGGCCCCGGGCCGGGACGGGTCAGCGGGGGCGGGGTCGCCCGAGCGGTCACGGGCGCGCGTGCTCGCCGCGCGGCCCGCGCGTCCTCCGGCTCCGCCGGCACCGGCTCCCGTGGTCGTCAGGACCACCGGGGCGTCGGGACGCGGTCCCGGTGTGCCCACGCCGGGCGTCTGCGGGGCGGCGGGGGTCACGCCGCCGTCGGCCACGATCAGCACGTCGCCGTGCTCCACGCCGAGCTGCTGGAGCTCCTGGTCGGCATCCAGCGGGTGCCCCGAGGCCGTGACGAGGCCCGCTCCGGCCGGTCGCGACGAGCCGACGTACGCGGCGTACTCGTCGGTCAGCTCGGTCGCGGTCATCCACCACGGGACGACCAGGTCCGCCGTCCCGTCCGGGCCGACCACCGTCACCCGGACCGAGGACCGTGCCACCGCCTGGGCATCGGTGCTCACCCCGCACCCCCGTCCTTCACTCGTCCACCTTCGTCGATCCGCCGATGTTCCGTCCGTCGAGCCGCCGGTCGCCGGGCCCCGACGGCCGGCCACCACCTGCGTCAGCCGGTCCCCGCCGCCCGTCCGATGGGACGAAGCGGGCGCGGACGTCAGGTTTGCGTCCTACCATCGTGCACGAACCTGGAGTCCACTGTGTCCGGGTTGCGAAGAGTCGGCACGATGCGCCCCGCATCCGCCGGGACGCCCCTGCTTCCCGCGCGGGCCACGGCGCACGTCCTACGGGGAGGTCCACGCTTGTCCACCACGCTCAGCCACGGCAGCCGGCTCGACCCGCCGACGATGCCCGACGGGGAGCTGGTGCTGCAGGCACCCCCCGAGCTCGCCCCCAACGAGGGCGCCGGCGGTGCCCTGATGATGGCGCTCCCGATGCTCGGCAGCGTGGGCTCCATCGTCTTCATCTCCGCGGCGCAGCCGGGCGGCAAGAGCATGATCGCCGCCGGCATGTTCCTCGTCGCCACGCTGGGCTTCATCGGCGTGCAGATCGACCGCCAGCGCAAGCAGCGCAGCGCCAAGATCGGCGGCGCCCGCCGCGAGTACCTGCAGTACCTCGCCGGCGTCCGCAAGGTCGTCCGCGAGGCGGCCGACCAGCAGCGCCGCACGCTGCTGTGGCACCACCCCGCACCCGCCGCGCTGCCCGCCCTGGCCGAGGAGCGCCAGCGCCTGTGGGAGCGCGGTCCCGACCACGAGGACTTCCTGCTCACGCGCTACGGCCGCAGCCCCCAGGCCCTGGCCCTGCGTCTCGTGCCGCCGGAGACCGCGCCCGTCGAGCAGCTCGACCCGGTCGCCGCCTCGGCCCTGCACCGGCTGCTCGTCGTGCACCGCAACCAGCCCGACCTGCCGGCCAAGGTCGACATGCAGGCCTTCAGCCGCATCGAGGTCACCGGCGACGAGGGCCCGGCCCGCGGGCTGGCGCGCGCCATGGTCTGCTCCGCCGCCGCCGCCCACCGTCCCGACGAGATGATCGTCGCGGTGCTGACCAACGACCAGAGCGTCGCCGCGTGGGAGTGGGCCAAGTGGCTCCCCCACGCGCAGAGCACCGAGGACGCCGACGCCATCGGCCCCAGCCGCATGGTCTGCGACAGCCTCGACGACCTCGCCGCGATGCTGCCCAAGGACCTCGTCGACCGTCCGCGCTTCGGCGCGGCCGGAGCCGCGGCCACGCCGCACCTGCTGCTCGTGGTCGACGGCGGCTCCCTGCCGCCCGGCAACCACCTGATCCCCGACGAGGGCGTCCACGGCGTCACCGTGCTCGACCTGCCCGAGCAGTGGGGCGAGCTCTCCGACCCCACCCGGCTCCGCCTGCACCTCGAGGGCGAGGCAACCGAGGACGGCACCGTGCCGCTCACCGGCATCCAGGTCTACCGCGACCCCTTCCGCGCCCTCGGCGACCAGATGGACCTCGCCAGCGCCGAGGCCTTCGCCCGCCGCCTGGCCCCCCTCCACACCGTCCAGGGCCCGGCCCGCGAGGACTCGCTCAGCCGTGCCCCCGAGCTGCCCGACCTGCTCGGCCTGGCCGACGTCCGGACCTTCGACCTCGACGCCGCGTGGCAGACCCGGCCCCAGCGCGACCGGCTGCGCGTGCCCGTCGGCATCGGCGACAGCGGCGGCCCGGTGCTCCTCGACATCAAGGAGTCCGCCCAGCAGGGCATGGGTCCGCACGGCCTCGTGATCGGCGCCACCGGCTCCGGCAAGTCGGAGTTCCTCCGCACCCTGGTGCTCGGTCTCGCGATGACCCACTCCAGCGAGGTCCTCAACATGGTCCTCGTCGACTTCAAGGGCGGCGCGACCTTCGCCGGGCTCTCCGAGATGCCCCACGTCTCGGCCGTCATCACCAACCTCGAGAACGAGCTCACCCTCGTCGACCGCATGCAGGACGCGCTGTCGGGCGAGATGGTGCGCCGCCAGGAGCTGCTGCGCATCTCCGGCAACTACGCCTCGCTCAAGGACTACGAGAAGGCGCGCACCAGCGGCGAGGCCGAGCTCGACCCGCTGCCGAGCCTGTTCATCGTCGTCGACGAGTTCTCCGAGATGCTGTCGGCCAAGCCCGAGTTCATCGACCTCTTCGTCGCCATCGGCCGCCTCGGCCGCTCGCTCGGCATCCACCTGCTGCTGGCCTCTCAGCGGCTCGAGGAGGGTCGCCTGCGCGGCCTCGAGAGCCACCTGTCCTACCGCATCGGCCTGCGCACCTTCTCCGCGTCGGAGTCGCGGGCCGTCCTCGGGGTGCCGGACGCCTACGAGCTGCCGTCGGTGCCGGGCCTGGGCTACCTCAAGCCCGACCAGTCCACGCTGCTGAAGTTCAAGGCCGCCTACGTCTCCGGTCCGCCGCCGCGCGTCGGCCGGGGCACCGTGAACCGCTCCTCGGGCGGCCTCCAGACCGTGATGCCCTTCTCGCTCGGCCACGTCCTCGCCCCGCACCAGGACGAGCCCGAGGACCAGGTCGTCGAGGTCCGCAGCGGCTCGGAGGAGGCGGCCGACCACCGCTCCCTGCTCGACATCGCCGTCGACCGCATGGAGGGGCACGGCCCCGGCGCCCACAAGGTGTGGCTGCCGCCGCTGGACGTGCCCGACACCCTCGACGAGCTCATGCCGGACCTCACCGAGGACCCCGAGCTCGGACTGGTCTCGCCGTCGTGGCGCGGACGCGGCGGGCTCGTCGTACCGCTCGGGACGGTGGACCGGCCGCGCGAGCAGCGCCGCGACACCCTGACGGTGAACCTCACCGGAGCCGGCGGGCACGTCGCCGTCGTCGGCGGGCCCCGCAGCGGCAAGAGCACGCTGCTGCGCACGGTGCTGACCAGCCTCGCGCTGACCACCACCCCGGCCGAGACCCAGTTCTACGTCCTCGACTTCGGCGGCGGCACCTTCGCGCCGCTGATCGACCTGCCGCACGTCGCCGGTGTCGCCACCCGCTCCGAGCCGGACGTCGTGCGCCGCATCTACGCCGAGGTGCTCGGCATCGTGGACAAGCGCGAGCGCTACTTCCGCTCCCAGGGCATCGACTCGATCGAGACCTACCGCTCACGCCGCGCCCAGGGCCGCGCCGACGACGGGTACGGCGACGTGTTCCTGTTCGTCGACGGCTGGAGCACGCTGCGCTCGGACTTCGACGAGCTGGAGATGGCGCTGCAGTCGCTCGCCCAGCGCGGCCTCACCTTCGGCCTGCACATCGTGGCCGGCGCTGCCCGGTGGGCCGACTTCCGCGCTGCCACCCGCGACGTCCTCGGCACCCGGCTCGAGCTGCGTCTCGGTGACCCGATGGACTCCGAGATCGACCGCAAGGTCGCCCAGCTGGTGCCCAACGGCCGGCCCGGCCGCGGTCTGGTCCCGGCCAAGCTGCACTTCCTCGCCGCCCTGCCCCGCATCGACGGCGAGCCCGACGGCAACACCACGGGCACCGGCGTCGAGGACCTGGTCGAGCGCTCCCGCAAGGCGTGGCGCGGCGAGCAGGGCCCGAAACTGCGCCTGCTGCCCGAGAAGATCGAGCTGGCGCAGGTGCACGAGCAGGTCGGGCGTCAGCGCGACCTCACCACCGACCGCCGGCTCTACCTCGCCATCGACGAGAAGGACCTGGCCCCGGTGGGCCTCGACGTCGAGCGCGAGCCGCACCTGCTGACCTTCGGCGACAGCCGCTCGGGCAAGAGCGCCCTGCTGCGGGCCTACCTGTCCGAGGTGATGCGCACGCGCACCGCCGAGGAGGCCCAGGTGGTCGTCGTCGACTACCGCCGGTCGCTGCTGGGCGAGGTGCCCGAGGACTACGCCCTGCACTACCTGACCAGCGCCACCCAGGCCCAGCCGGCGATCGCCGAGCTCGCGCAGTACCTCGAGGGTCGGCTGCCCGGCCCCGACGTCACGCCCGAGCAGCTGCGCAACCGCTCGTGGTGGACCGGGGCGGAGGTGTTCGTGGTCATCGACGACTACGACCTCGTCTCCACCCAGTCCAGCTCGCCGATGGCACCGCTGGTGCCGCTGCTCGCCCAGGCCCGCGACGTCGGCCTGCACCTCGCGGTGGCCCGGCGCTCCGGTGGCGCGGCGCGTGCGCTCTACGAGCCCGTCATCCAGTCGCTGCGCGACCTCGCCATGCCGGGTCTGCTGCTCTCCGGCAGCCCCGACGAGGGCCCGCTCATCGGCACCACGAAGCCCCGCCCGGGCGTCTCGGGGCGTGGCCAGCTCATCACCCGCGACCGCGGCGTCGAGGTCGTCCAGACGGTCTGGACGGACGCCTCGATCTGAGTGCAGTCGGGCGTCCTGGTGTCGTTCACGACACCAGGACGCTCGCCGTACGTCGTTGACGACGTGGGGACGCCCCAGCCCAGCTCCCCACCGTCCGTACGTCGTTGACGACGTGGGGCCGTCGGGTCAGCGGGGCTCGGACGAGACCAGGTGGCCGAAGGCGATCATGCGGGTGTCGGTGTGGAACAGCTCGGCGCAGGTGGTCAGCGTGATGAGCCGGTCCTCGCCGGACGCCGGACCGACACCGCCGTCGGGGTTGCGCGGCTGCGGGTCGACGACCCACACGTTCTCGAAGCCGATGACGAGGTCGTTGGGGTCGGTGT
This DNA window, taken from Nocardioides sp. HDW12B, encodes the following:
- the eccCa gene encoding type VII secretion protein EccCa; amino-acid sequence: MSTTLSHGSRLDPPTMPDGELVLQAPPELAPNEGAGGALMMALPMLGSVGSIVFISAAQPGGKSMIAAGMFLVATLGFIGVQIDRQRKQRSAKIGGARREYLQYLAGVRKVVREAADQQRRTLLWHHPAPAALPALAEERQRLWERGPDHEDFLLTRYGRSPQALALRLVPPETAPVEQLDPVAASALHRLLVVHRNQPDLPAKVDMQAFSRIEVTGDEGPARGLARAMVCSAAAAHRPDEMIVAVLTNDQSVAAWEWAKWLPHAQSTEDADAIGPSRMVCDSLDDLAAMLPKDLVDRPRFGAAGAAATPHLLLVVDGGSLPPGNHLIPDEGVHGVTVLDLPEQWGELSDPTRLRLHLEGEATEDGTVPLTGIQVYRDPFRALGDQMDLASAEAFARRLAPLHTVQGPAREDSLSRAPELPDLLGLADVRTFDLDAAWQTRPQRDRLRVPVGIGDSGGPVLLDIKESAQQGMGPHGLVIGATGSGKSEFLRTLVLGLAMTHSSEVLNMVLVDFKGGATFAGLSEMPHVSAVITNLENELTLVDRMQDALSGEMVRRQELLRISGNYASLKDYEKARTSGEAELDPLPSLFIVVDEFSEMLSAKPEFIDLFVAIGRLGRSLGIHLLLASQRLEEGRLRGLESHLSYRIGLRTFSASESRAVLGVPDAYELPSVPGLGYLKPDQSTLLKFKAAYVSGPPPRVGRGTVNRSSGGLQTVMPFSLGHVLAPHQDEPEDQVVEVRSGSEEAADHRSLLDIAVDRMEGHGPGAHKVWLPPLDVPDTLDELMPDLTEDPELGLVSPSWRGRGGLVVPLGTVDRPREQRRDTLTVNLTGAGGHVAVVGGPRSGKSTLLRTVLTSLALTTTPAETQFYVLDFGGGTFAPLIDLPHVAGVATRSEPDVVRRIYAEVLGIVDKRERYFRSQGIDSIETYRSRRAQGRADDGYGDVFLFVDGWSTLRSDFDELEMALQSLAQRGLTFGLHIVAGAARWADFRAATRDVLGTRLELRLGDPMDSEIDRKVAQLVPNGRPGRGLVPAKLHFLAALPRIDGEPDGNTTGTGVEDLVERSRKAWRGEQGPKLRLLPEKIELAQVHEQVGRQRDLTTDRRLYLAIDEKDLAPVGLDVEREPHLLTFGDSRSGKSALLRAYLSEVMRTRTAEEAQVVVVDYRRSLLGEVPEDYALHYLTSATQAQPAIAELAQYLEGRLPGPDVTPEQLRNRSWWTGAEVFVVIDDYDLVSTQSSSPMAPLVPLLAQARDVGLHLAVARRSGGAARALYEPVIQSLRDLAMPGLLLSGSPDEGPLIGTTKPRPGVSGRGQLITRDRGVEVVQTVWTDASI